A genomic segment from Gemmatimonadota bacterium encodes:
- a CDS encoding PspA/IM30 family protein: MGTFSRISNVVRAEVDDVLNKIEDPKKMVRQMVRDMEDALDDAVVAVAQAMANEKLLARRIVQKQEDSAFWARKAEDAMAVGEEELARKALVQKVAVDEAVNTLQKAREEAEEVTATLKQRLAELKAKLASARARQSTLAIRRQVVQEVRQDARVEAYDRFVRDVAREEATAEVYAEMVDDAQLEEEFDQLERKQRVEAEMQVLKEKIKQSADQNSGSEQEK, from the coding sequence ATGGGTACTTTTTCAAGAATAAGCAATGTGGTCCGCGCTGAGGTTGACGATGTTCTGAATAAGATAGAGGATCCAAAGAAGATGGTGCGGCAGATGGTTCGAGATATGGAGGATGCGCTGGACGATGCGGTGGTTGCTGTGGCACAGGCGATGGCAAATGAGAAGTTGCTGGCGCGTCGGATTGTACAGAAGCAGGAGGATTCGGCTTTTTGGGCACGCAAGGCAGAAGATGCTATGGCTGTCGGTGAGGAAGAACTGGCGCGCAAGGCACTGGTTCAGAAGGTAGCGGTTGATGAAGCGGTCAATACCCTGCAAAAAGCACGCGAGGAAGCCGAAGAGGTGACGGCGACGCTGAAGCAACGGCTCGCAGAGCTGAAGGCGAAGTTGGCGTCTGCCCGTGCGCGACAGAGTACGCTGGCGATTCGCAGACAGGTGGTGCAGGAGGTGCGGCAAGATGCGCGTGTAGAAGCTTATGATCGGTTTGTTCGGGATGTGGCGCGGGAGGAAGCGACTGCTGAGGTCTATGCGGAGATGGTAGATGATGCGCAGTTGGAAGAAGAGTTTGATCAATTGGAGCGAAAGCAGCGCGTCGAAGCCGAGATGCAGGTGTTGAAGGAGAAGATAAAACAAAGCGCAGACCAGAATAGTGGATCTGAGCAGGAGAAATAA